The following are from one region of the Juglans regia cultivar Chandler chromosome 10, Walnut 2.0, whole genome shotgun sequence genome:
- the LOC108987015 gene encoding BTB/POZ and MATH domain-containing protein 4-like gives MEKVKVVVEVDDERELQISMGRVSEHETHHYYDDSADVGGFSDTHPFNRKSSVIIIGRGMAENTVARALQDVSFQVSCWNHGIGLVVVFVQITPLIVQESIHVPESDIGAPFGMLLEKEECSDITFNVSGKRFHAHKLVLAARSHVFETGLFLYGMDGNNPEIVIADMEPRVLMALLHYIYRDTHDEDEDFLALTLSCT, from the exons ATGGAAAAGGTGAAGGTGGTGGTTGAGGTCGATGACGAACGGGAACTCCAAATCAGCATGGGAAGGGTTAGTGAGCACGAAACCCACCACTACTATGATGACAGCGCCGATGTTGGGGGATTCAGTGACACCCACCCATTCAATCGAAAGTCATCTGTCATTATCATTGGCAGGGGTATGGCTGAAAATACAGTTGCTCGTGCTCTTCAAGATGTCTCATTTCAAGTGTCCTGTTGGAATCATGGGATAGGATTGGTGGTCGTGTTTGTACAGATTACTCCTTTG ATTGTTCAAGAATCCATACATGTCCCTGAATCTGATATTGGAGCACCTTTTGGTATGTTACTAGAGAAAGAGGAATGTTCAGATATTACTTTCAACGTGTCTGGGAAAAGGTTTCATGCTCACAAGCTAGTTCTGGCTGCTCGTTCTCATGTATTTGAAACTGGTTTGTTCCTTTATGGAATGGATGGAAATAATCCAGAAATAGTAATTGCAGATATGGAACCCAGGGTTCTTATGGCCTTGCTTCACTACATCTATAGAGATACtcatgatgaagatgaggatttCTTAGCATTGACATTATCTTGCACGTAA